From the Nocardiopsis changdeensis genome, one window contains:
- the eccCa gene encoding type VII secretion protein EccCa, whose amino-acid sequence MIIMPIITGSGSLLMSITMGHRPLMAVAGVMIMLASVVVGIIMFVAQHNGPRKRIREQRERYLDYLDQLREIVRDVASTQRADNAFRHPAPDLLTEPARSRARRWERRATDPDFLDARLGTGTRPLARRLKLKVDTSSPLIVYDPVCQGAADQLIDLYADVPEMPLVLPLREYGVVSVIGDRAAGRSLVRALVAQLAVFHSPHDLRVGVVRDQRLRDRWEWLKWLPHNTFEDAKDGPMPARFVAGNTVQAAELLADEIERRTVDLQRRRGRPPGPGTQRLVVVLDGEHQSTLSGLAAEPPVASLADLGIHVIALVSDKREEPEAVDLRLRIDADGILTQDGDGLATEDGVPLHPPLEGRADRAGVAHLTTLSRLLAPYGIAASDGDDAMHSTVGLPEILGVPDVAHLDTRRTWARRSTGDYLRVPIGIGPGGNTVLLDLKEAAFGGMGPHGLVVGATGSGKSEMLRTMVASLVINHSPENLALLLVDFKGGATFADTDRLPHSSGLITNLADDDSLVARFREATFGELVRRQQILKDAGNLPNLHAYEAARENDPSLEPLPHLLIIIDEFSELLTAHPDFAELFVAIGRIGRSIGVHLLLATQRLESGKIKGLESHLSYRIGLRTFSEAESREAIGVGDAYHLPPEPGSGYLKVDTSVFERFKAAMVSGPYEPPAQEEKDEHEPVLPLLSYNGLDKVTGAGSLVDSLIGSLKGRQEAPKAEKRTILQVIVDRLVASGAAPVRPVWLPPLPELLTLDTVLAELGEGGENGADGVEGADGGSRVPAGPGAEPPAEEMRAVFGLTDIPREQRTVPAELDFTGGEGNVVILGGPQSGKSTMLRTLVASLAWRYPPGRVVVYAIDFGGGGLQSLDGLPHVAGVAGRSDPEKVQRVLVDVRAQLDRRQRAFRKYKLDSPAALRRARAEGKVPESVSGDVFLMIDGWSSVRDTFDEADEFLMDIATRGPSLGVHTVLTGAASSQVRSRLQALFGGRFELRLSDPMDSGIGRKVADEVPKDTPGRGLTAAEHHTHVALPRVDGSATDADLSEGLADLIARVGERWPQGAVQGVKTLPARVELDDLLKGRRAPRGRRLELVLGMAESTLAPATTDLTRDPHLVVFGDPQSGKSALLRGLVKQIMRRPAKEIGIVMVDFRRSHLELVPEEYLLAYCTTTEQTNAVARNLAGSLKERLPGPDVTPKQLRERSWWKGLDLYVVVDDMDMTGSRANPLAPLAPFIPQGADLGLHVIAARRTGGAARALFEPVLQALNDMASPGVLFSGDRMEGRLSNGTASRQLPPGRALLARRGQRPDLLQVGWSEPPA is encoded by the coding sequence ATGATCATCATGCCGATCATCACCGGTTCGGGGTCGCTGCTGATGTCGATCACCATGGGCCACCGCCCGCTGATGGCCGTCGCCGGGGTCATGATCATGCTCGCCAGCGTGGTCGTGGGCATCATCATGTTCGTCGCCCAGCACAACGGCCCCCGCAAGCGCATCCGCGAGCAGCGCGAACGCTACCTCGACTACCTGGACCAGCTGCGCGAGATCGTCCGGGACGTCGCCTCGACCCAGCGGGCCGACAACGCGTTCCGCCACCCCGCCCCCGACCTGCTCACCGAGCCGGCGCGGTCGCGCGCCCGGCGCTGGGAGCGGCGCGCCACCGACCCCGACTTCCTCGACGCGCGCCTGGGCACGGGCACCCGGCCGCTGGCCCGGCGGCTCAAGCTGAAGGTCGACACCTCCTCCCCGCTCATCGTCTACGACCCCGTCTGCCAGGGCGCCGCCGACCAGCTCATCGACCTCTACGCGGACGTGCCCGAGATGCCGCTGGTGCTGCCGCTGCGCGAGTACGGCGTGGTCTCGGTGATCGGCGACCGGGCCGCCGGGCGCTCCCTGGTCCGGGCGCTCGTCGCCCAGCTCGCGGTGTTCCACTCCCCGCACGACCTGCGGGTGGGCGTGGTCCGCGACCAGCGGCTGCGCGACCGGTGGGAGTGGCTCAAGTGGCTGCCGCACAACACGTTCGAGGACGCCAAGGACGGGCCCATGCCCGCCCGGTTCGTCGCCGGGAACACGGTGCAGGCCGCCGAACTCCTCGCCGACGAGATCGAACGCCGCACCGTTGACCTGCAACGGCGGCGCGGCCGCCCGCCGGGCCCGGGCACGCAGCGGCTGGTGGTGGTCCTCGACGGCGAGCACCAGTCCACCCTGTCCGGGCTGGCCGCCGAACCCCCGGTGGCCTCCCTGGCCGACCTGGGCATCCACGTCATCGCCCTGGTCTCCGACAAGCGCGAGGAGCCCGAGGCGGTCGACCTGCGCCTGCGCATCGACGCCGACGGAATCCTCACCCAGGACGGCGACGGGCTCGCCACCGAGGACGGGGTCCCCCTCCACCCGCCCCTGGAGGGCAGGGCGGACCGGGCCGGCGTCGCCCACCTCACCACCCTGTCCCGCCTCCTGGCGCCCTACGGCATCGCCGCCTCCGACGGCGACGACGCCATGCACTCCACCGTCGGCCTGCCCGAGATCCTCGGTGTCCCCGACGTCGCCCACCTCGACACCCGCCGCACCTGGGCGCGCCGCAGCACCGGCGACTACCTGCGGGTGCCCATCGGGATCGGGCCCGGCGGCAACACGGTGCTGCTGGACCTGAAGGAGGCGGCGTTCGGCGGCATGGGCCCGCACGGGCTGGTGGTCGGCGCCACCGGCTCCGGCAAGTCCGAGATGCTGCGGACCATGGTGGCGTCGCTGGTCATCAACCATTCGCCGGAGAACCTGGCACTGCTGCTGGTGGACTTCAAGGGCGGCGCGACCTTCGCCGACACCGACCGGCTGCCGCACAGCTCCGGGCTCATCACCAACCTGGCCGACGACGACTCGCTGGTGGCCCGGTTCCGCGAGGCCACCTTCGGCGAGCTGGTGCGCCGCCAGCAGATCCTCAAGGACGCCGGGAACCTGCCCAACCTGCACGCCTACGAGGCGGCCAGGGAGAACGACCCCTCACTGGAGCCGCTGCCGCACCTGCTCATCATCATCGACGAGTTCTCCGAGCTGCTCACCGCCCACCCGGACTTCGCCGAGCTGTTCGTGGCCATCGGGCGCATCGGCCGGTCGATCGGCGTACACCTGCTGCTGGCCACCCAGCGCCTGGAGTCCGGGAAGATCAAGGGGCTGGAGTCGCACCTGTCCTACCGGATCGGCCTGCGCACGTTCTCCGAGGCGGAGAGCCGCGAGGCGATCGGTGTGGGCGACGCCTACCACCTGCCGCCCGAGCCCGGCTCCGGGTACCTGAAGGTGGACACCTCGGTGTTCGAGCGGTTCAAGGCCGCCATGGTGTCGGGGCCCTACGAGCCGCCCGCGCAGGAGGAGAAGGACGAGCACGAGCCGGTGCTGCCGCTGCTGTCCTACAACGGCCTAGACAAGGTCACCGGCGCCGGGTCCCTGGTGGACTCCCTGATCGGCTCGCTCAAGGGCCGCCAGGAGGCGCCCAAGGCGGAGAAGCGGACCATCCTCCAGGTCATCGTGGACCGGCTGGTCGCCTCCGGGGCGGCGCCGGTGCGGCCGGTGTGGCTGCCGCCGCTGCCCGAGCTGCTCACCCTCGACACCGTGCTCGCCGAACTGGGCGAGGGCGGCGAGAACGGTGCGGACGGCGTGGAGGGCGCGGACGGCGGAAGCAGGGTCCCGGCGGGGCCGGGCGCCGAGCCGCCGGCCGAGGAGATGCGCGCCGTGTTCGGGCTCACCGACATCCCGCGCGAGCAGCGCACCGTGCCCGCGGAGCTGGACTTCACCGGCGGCGAGGGCAACGTGGTGATCCTGGGCGGCCCCCAGTCCGGCAAGTCGACGATGCTGCGCACCCTGGTCGCCTCCCTCGCCTGGCGGTACCCGCCGGGCCGGGTCGTCGTGTACGCCATCGACTTCGGCGGCGGCGGGCTCCAGTCGCTCGACGGGCTGCCGCACGTGGCGGGCGTGGCCGGGCGCTCCGACCCCGAGAAGGTGCAGCGGGTGCTGGTGGACGTGCGCGCCCAGCTCGACCGGCGCCAGCGGGCGTTCCGCAAGTACAAGCTGGACTCCCCCGCGGCGCTGCGCCGGGCGCGCGCCGAGGGGAAGGTGCCCGAGAGCGTCTCGGGCGACGTGTTCCTGATGATCGACGGCTGGTCGTCGGTCCGGGACACCTTCGACGAGGCCGACGAGTTCCTCATGGACATCGCCACCCGGGGCCCCTCCCTGGGCGTGCACACCGTCCTCACCGGGGCCGCGTCCTCCCAGGTGCGGTCCCGGCTCCAGGCGCTCTTCGGCGGCCGGTTCGAGCTGCGGCTCAGCGACCCCATGGACTCGGGGATCGGCCGCAAGGTCGCCGACGAGGTCCCCAAGGACACCCCGGGCCGCGGCCTGACCGCCGCCGAGCACCACACCCACGTGGCGCTGCCCCGGGTGGACGGGTCGGCGACCGACGCCGACCTGTCCGAGGGGCTGGCCGACCTCATCGCCCGCGTCGGCGAGCGCTGGCCCCAGGGCGCGGTGCAGGGCGTCAAGACCCTGCCCGCCCGGGTGGAGCTGGACGACCTGCTCAAGGGCCGCCGCGCACCCCGGGGCCGCCGCCTGGAGCTGGTGCTGGGCATGGCCGAGAGCACCCTGGCCCCGGCCACCACCGACCTCACCCGCGACCCGCACCTGGTGGTGTTCGGCGACCCGCAGAGCGGCAAGAGCGCCCTGCTGCGCGGGCTGGTCAAGCAGATCATGCGGCGGCCGGCCAAGGAGATCGGCATCGTCATGGTGGACTTCCGGCGCAGCCACCTGGAGCTGGTGCCGGAGGAGTACCTGCTGGCGTACTGCACCACCACCGAGCAGACGAACGCGGTCGCCAGGAACCTCGCCGGGTCGCTCAAGGAGCGCCTGCCCGGCCCGGACGTCACCCCCAAGCAGCTGCGCGAGCGCAGCTGGTGGAAGGGCCTGGACCTGTACGTCGTCGTGGACGACATGGACATGACGGGGTCGCGGGCCAACCCGCTGGCGCCACTGGCCCCGTTCATCCCCCAGGGCGCCGACCTCGGCCTGCACGTCATCGCGGCCCGCCGCACCGGCGGCGCGGCCCGCGCCCTGTTCGAACCGGTGCTCCAGGCGCTCAACGACATGGCCAGCCCGGGCGTGCTGTTCTCCGGCGACCGCATGGAGGGCCGCCTCTCCAACGGCACCGCCTCCCGCCAGCTCCCCCCGGGCCGCGCCCTGCTGGCCCGCCGCGGCCAGCGCCCGGACCTCCTCCAGGTCGGCTGGAGCGAACCCCCGGCCTGA
- the eccD gene encoding type VII secretion integral membrane protein EccD encodes MSGYCRVTVTGPERWADLALPGTVPVAALMPRIVEVCAPDDGSLEPAAWTLTTVDGAPVHPDEPLEGAGVHDGDVLLLERRTALGRPAHVDDVRGAVEDRIDATARIWNPTTTFAFGLLAAVIGPLAVLGPAMRLYPSPWHLAVAVLGTLFAIGAMVMAARRPLPAVAHVLLAASCVWGGVAAATAAGLVTRSEPLVTLAFALVGALLVAAVGWALHETGLPYIAGLGVVALAAAVLVVVGIFVSPVYGARSMGILLALCVGVLPRVAMVMGGLSGLDYEVGRSGQVATERFEDTFTNSDRLLLGIVTGAAVSGGAVVVLLGVLAEGLPDLLLCGLLSTLLVLRSRLFDRIRHVLPLRLAGLVGFGATGFAAAGEYGFLAAWLPGAALLAGVVLASLSWVRLTDVPRASLRRLLNWTEILVVIAMSGVFAWAMGLFGLVARMTG; translated from the coding sequence GTGAGTGGATACTGCCGGGTGACCGTCACCGGTCCGGAACGCTGGGCGGATCTGGCCCTGCCCGGGACGGTGCCCGTGGCCGCGTTGATGCCGCGCATCGTCGAGGTCTGCGCCCCCGACGACGGGTCACTGGAACCCGCGGCCTGGACGCTCACCACCGTCGACGGCGCCCCCGTCCACCCGGACGAGCCCCTGGAGGGGGCCGGGGTGCACGACGGCGACGTGCTGCTGCTGGAACGGCGCACCGCCCTGGGGAGACCCGCGCACGTGGACGACGTGCGCGGGGCGGTCGAGGACAGGATCGACGCGACGGCGCGGATCTGGAACCCCACCACGACCTTCGCGTTCGGCCTGCTGGCCGCCGTGATCGGGCCGCTGGCGGTGCTCGGGCCGGCGATGCGCCTGTACCCGTCGCCCTGGCACCTGGCCGTGGCGGTGCTGGGCACCCTGTTCGCGATCGGCGCGATGGTGATGGCCGCCCGGCGGCCGCTGCCCGCCGTCGCGCACGTGCTGCTCGCCGCCTCCTGCGTGTGGGGCGGGGTGGCGGCGGCGACCGCCGCCGGGCTGGTCACCCGCTCCGAGCCCCTGGTGACACTGGCGTTCGCGCTGGTCGGCGCGCTGCTGGTGGCGGCGGTGGGCTGGGCGCTGCACGAGACGGGCCTGCCCTACATCGCCGGACTGGGCGTCGTGGCGCTGGCGGCCGCGGTGCTGGTCGTGGTGGGCATCTTCGTGTCGCCCGTGTACGGGGCGCGGTCGATGGGGATCCTGCTGGCGCTGTGCGTGGGCGTGCTGCCGCGGGTGGCGATGGTGATGGGCGGGCTGTCGGGGCTCGACTACGAGGTGGGCCGTTCGGGGCAGGTCGCCACCGAGCGGTTCGAGGACACCTTCACCAACAGCGACCGGCTGCTGCTGGGCATCGTGACGGGCGCGGCGGTGTCGGGGGGCGCCGTCGTGGTCCTGCTCGGGGTGCTCGCCGAGGGGCTGCCGGACCTGCTGCTGTGCGGTCTGCTGTCGACGCTGCTGGTGCTACGCTCGCGCCTGTTCGACCGGATCCGGCACGTGCTGCCGCTGCGCCTGGCCGGCCTGGTCGGGTTCGGCGCGACCGGGTTCGCGGCGGCCGGGGAGTACGGGTTCCTCGCCGCCTGGCTGCCGGGGGCCGCGCTGCTCGCGGGCGTGGTCCTGGCCTCGCTGAGCTGGGTGCGCCTGACCGACGTGCCGCGCGCGTCGCTGCGCCGCCTCCTGAACTGGACGGAGATCCTGGTGGTCATCGCGATGTCCGGGGTCTTCGCCTGGGCGATGGGGCTGTTCGGCCTGGTCGCCCGTATGACCGGCTAG
- a CDS encoding WXG100 family type VII secretion target, which yields MGASNFDVYGDVAGIQGLAEDQQAHLGRFTAIMSQIHEQSESTVSKWEGSGSPQFQSKAQEFDTHFSEVNAAFATLIAATSDTADNYSKLTRYLDGLF from the coding sequence ATGGGAGCCTCCAACTTCGACGTCTACGGCGACGTCGCCGGTATCCAGGGCCTGGCCGAGGACCAGCAGGCGCACCTGGGCCGGTTCACCGCGATCATGAGCCAGATCCACGAGCAGTCCGAGTCCACCGTGAGCAAGTGGGAGGGGTCGGGCAGCCCGCAGTTCCAGAGCAAGGCGCAGGAGTTCGACACCCACTTCTCCGAGGTGAACGCGGCGTTCGCGACGCTGATCGCGGCCACCAGTGACACCGCGGACAACTACAGCAAGCTCACCCGTTACCTGGACGGTCTGTTCTAG
- a CDS encoding PQQ-binding-like beta-propeller repeat protein — MVIRRARAAALCAAAAAIVCAAAPAPHPDPVDRASHGGPVHRPREVGTVSEVAWEWSAPEGRGLHRVLAGVSGALMVLDDGVIALAGDTGAELWHHRERGRRVARAAVTPDRETLLLAYAGDGFRDVLALSTGTGEVVGAYREGGGREGGGREEGERGEEHLTDGLRVSVRGGGAAVTVTACSLFDGGRAWSHGVDPPVPDPEAFHHGDVAVTPGAVAVTGTFTDGDGDHTAVAVALEPDTGRVLWELEYGFTDHTAAVPELTASPDGAVLMWELPYTDPGGRLLHRLLEPATGEEVPGTFLRDVERRRVAFGADGYVDHAWDTDTDKVEYRYVGFDGTVREAVTAPARPGESETHRGWWLSDGVLRLHFVEGPDSVRGPVTAEVLAWDGGVRRIPLGPAAEGTRPEPGPHAYRAGPVAVRVPGAVLVTEDTERWHGPGRVVALR, encoded by the coding sequence GCGGCCCCTGCTCCGCACCCGGACCCGGTGGACCGCGCCTCCCACGGCGGGCCGGTGCACCGTCCCCGGGAGGTCGGCACGGTGTCGGAGGTGGCCTGGGAGTGGTCCGCGCCCGAGGGCCGGGGGCTCCACCGGGTGCTGGCCGGGGTCTCCGGCGCCCTGATGGTGCTCGACGACGGCGTCATCGCCCTGGCGGGGGACACCGGTGCGGAACTGTGGCACCACCGGGAGCGGGGCCGGCGCGTGGCGCGGGCCGCCGTCACCCCCGACCGGGAGACCCTGCTGCTGGCCTACGCGGGCGACGGCTTCCGGGACGTGCTGGCGCTGTCCACCGGGACCGGGGAGGTCGTCGGCGCGTACCGGGAGGGCGGGGGCCGGGAGGGCGGGGGTCGCGAGGAGGGGGAGCGCGGGGAGGAGCACCTCACCGACGGCCTGCGGGTCTCGGTCCGGGGCGGGGGCGCGGCGGTCACGGTGACCGCGTGCTCCCTGTTCGACGGCGGGCGGGCCTGGTCCCACGGGGTGGACCCGCCGGTCCCCGACCCGGAGGCCTTCCACCACGGGGACGTCGCCGTCACCCCCGGGGCGGTGGCCGTCACCGGCACCTTCACGGACGGGGACGGGGACCACACGGCCGTCGCGGTCGCGCTGGAGCCGGACACCGGGCGGGTCCTGTGGGAGCTGGAGTACGGGTTCACCGACCACACGGCGGCCGTCCCGGAGCTGACCGCCTCGCCGGACGGCGCGGTGCTGATGTGGGAGCTGCCGTACACCGACCCGGGCGGGCGGCTGCTCCACCGGCTGCTGGAACCGGCCACGGGGGAGGAGGTCCCGGGGACCTTCCTGCGCGACGTGGAGCGCCGCCGGGTCGCCTTCGGGGCGGACGGGTACGTGGACCACGCCTGGGACACCGACACGGACAAGGTCGAGTACCGGTACGTGGGGTTCGACGGCACCGTGCGGGAGGCGGTCACCGCCCCGGCCCGCCCGGGGGAGTCGGAGACCCACCGGGGGTGGTGGCTGTCCGACGGGGTGCTGCGCCTGCACTTCGTGGAGGGGCCCGACTCCGTCCGCGGGCCGGTGACCGCGGAGGTCCTCGCCTGGGACGGCGGGGTGCGCAGGATCCCGCTGGGTCCGGCCGCGGAGGGGACCCGGCCGGAGCCCGGGCCCCACGCCTACCGCGCGGGCCCGGTCGCCGTCCGGGTGCCGGGGGCCGTCCTGGTCACGGAGGACACCGAGCGGTGGCACGGGCCCGGACGGGTCGTCGCGCTGCGCTGA
- a CDS encoding PQQ-binding-like beta-propeller repeat protein — protein MVELDSGFVGLRGDTGEEVWTYTVPGVDEVHTEISSDGTRAAVRYTDGEGESVAVLLDTSTGSIVLEDAHWDGDSRLPGAELQIRRHYDEDGFSVEAAGLDDGRTAWRQEEPVTCSEGPSRQVRGTYHVDAVVLLAYCADDVSEEAMYSAGQQATHLLAALDPGSGRELWRYEVSVDDTQGYFPESRLTRYGDTLVVKLPGVPEQLLFDTATGDLLEEVPGHVLDVTAEAYLARMGTIEEPVFELRGFDGQVLHAIPTDPGDVVAVVDEDLLGLRVERGPDGDTIDVEVTPWQGGDGTLVETGLVVESADRGEPGRLLRVPGAVLLYPSVDSSTGDDAIEHIVALQ, from the coding sequence GTGGTGGAACTCGACAGCGGATTCGTCGGACTTCGGGGCGATACCGGTGAGGAAGTGTGGACCTATACGGTCCCCGGCGTCGATGAGGTTCACACCGAGATCTCCTCCGACGGCACTCGAGCGGCCGTGCGCTACACCGATGGCGAGGGGGAATCCGTCGCGGTCCTACTCGACACCTCGACCGGCTCGATCGTGTTGGAGGACGCCCACTGGGACGGGGATTCTCGCTTGCCGGGTGCGGAACTCCAGATCCGTCGCCACTACGACGAGGACGGCTTTTCCGTGGAGGCCGCCGGTCTGGACGACGGACGGACCGCGTGGCGCCAGGAGGAACCCGTGACGTGTTCCGAGGGGCCCTCCCGGCAGGTCCGGGGCACTTACCACGTTGACGCGGTCGTGCTTTTGGCCTACTGCGCCGACGATGTGTCAGAGGAGGCCATGTACTCGGCCGGACAGCAGGCCACCCACCTCCTCGCAGCCCTGGACCCCGGCAGCGGGCGGGAACTGTGGCGCTACGAGGTCTCAGTGGACGACACCCAGGGTTACTTTCCGGAGAGCCGACTGACCCGGTACGGGGACACGCTGGTGGTGAAGCTGCCGGGGGTTCCGGAACAACTGCTGTTCGACACGGCCACAGGCGATCTCCTTGAGGAGGTTCCCGGGCACGTTCTCGATGTGACCGCGGAGGCCTACCTGGCCCGCATGGGAACGATCGAGGAGCCTGTGTTCGAGCTCCGGGGGTTCGACGGCCAGGTTCTCCACGCGATTCCCACCGATCCCGGGGATGTCGTGGCGGTCGTGGACGAGGACCTGCTGGGGCTTCGCGTGGAGCGCGGCCCGGACGGCGACACGATCGATGTCGAGGTCACGCCTTGGCAGGGCGGGGACGGCACTCTTGTGGAGACCGGTCTGGTCGTGGAGTCCGCGGACAGGGGTGAGCCGGGCCGTCTGCTCAGGGTGCCGGGTGCCGTGCTCCTGTACCCGTCGGTCGACTCGTCGACGGGGGACGACGCGATCGAGCACATCGTCGCCCTCCAATGA
- a CDS encoding acyl-ACP thioesterase: MQPLHPHDPPSVGPYRLHSRLGEDAYARVYLASAPGGPPAAVRVVRSEHATDARFRAVFGELVEAGYRLESDRVCTVLAADLRGAVPWAAVEHPYGMGLPDLVAEVGPLSTDALHALALHLALALDDVHAAGRAHGSLWPAGVLVTTERALLADPGLEWAVAGVDLRAPHPSFAAPEGGTGPGTDVFSWAATVSYAASGLEGPAGLPRVPLQLRGLVEACLRNSPVLRPGTADLVRMLGGPRAADPWPREVLAAVRARAGEQRALVEAAGDAPPAADPRPRPRPRPRRAVALAAGAVALAAVASAGVWAWQGAGREEEPAAPVMSEGSPCSEGVAYPAPEDRLSGERAPAWALSFDPSGELLAVLTTEGLSIWDWDTREEVARLAGVSGPMVPVFSPTGCLVAAGVERELDGVDTPVTMATSFDLPSGTTVEHLGPQRGPSGPDGVWVDEPESVREVGFSPDGSLMTVFVDAHMQEPHVGLVDTATGEPVGQVVEDSVIRASMPDSERIITADASQMTVWDVRSGEELHTVRDLTEPDFLVVPGTDEVVFVSGDRLVWWDYARRREVRSFTMDGFADAGTRAELGHLGFSPDGERLYADWYVFTGAEGDQTAEHTSYVWDVRSGEDLLAGAEEPLRFRRAAEHPDGEALVVITPEDRVVPVDPDTFEPGEPLF; encoded by the coding sequence ATGCAGCCCCTGCACCCGCACGACCCGCCCTCCGTCGGCCCCTACCGGCTCCACTCCCGGCTGGGTGAGGACGCCTACGCGCGCGTCTACCTGGCCTCCGCCCCGGGCGGGCCGCCCGCGGCCGTGCGCGTGGTGCGCTCCGAGCACGCCACCGACGCCCGGTTCCGCGCGGTGTTCGGCGAGCTGGTGGAGGCCGGGTACCGGCTGGAGAGCGACCGGGTGTGCACGGTGCTGGCCGCCGACCTGCGCGGCGCGGTGCCGTGGGCGGCGGTGGAGCACCCCTACGGCATGGGGCTCCCCGACCTGGTGGCCGAGGTCGGCCCGCTGTCCACGGACGCCCTGCACGCGCTCGCCCTGCACCTGGCGCTGGCGCTCGACGACGTGCACGCGGCGGGCCGGGCGCACGGGTCGCTGTGGCCGGCCGGGGTGCTGGTCACCACCGAACGGGCCCTGCTGGCCGACCCCGGCCTGGAGTGGGCGGTCGCCGGTGTGGACCTGCGGGCGCCGCACCCCTCGTTCGCCGCCCCCGAGGGCGGGACCGGCCCGGGCACCGACGTGTTCTCGTGGGCGGCCACGGTGTCGTACGCCGCGAGCGGCCTGGAGGGCCCCGCCGGGCTGCCCCGGGTACCGCTGCAACTGCGCGGCCTGGTGGAGGCGTGCCTGCGCAACAGCCCGGTGCTGCGGCCCGGCACCGCCGACCTGGTGCGGATGCTCGGCGGGCCGCGCGCGGCCGACCCCTGGCCGCGGGAGGTGCTGGCGGCGGTGCGCGCCCGGGCCGGGGAGCAGCGGGCGCTGGTCGAGGCCGCCGGGGACGCCCCGCCCGCCGCGGACCCGCGGCCGCGGCCGCGCCCCCGCCCGCGGCGGGCCGTCGCGCTGGCGGCCGGCGCGGTGGCGCTGGCCGCCGTCGCGTCCGCCGGCGTGTGGGCCTGGCAGGGCGCGGGCCGGGAGGAGGAGCCCGCGGCCCCGGTGATGTCCGAGGGCTCCCCCTGTTCGGAGGGGGTCGCCTACCCCGCCCCGGAGGACCGGCTGTCCGGGGAGCGGGCCCCGGCCTGGGCGCTGTCCTTCGACCCCTCCGGGGAGCTGCTGGCGGTGCTCACCACCGAGGGGCTGAGCATCTGGGACTGGGACACCCGGGAGGAGGTGGCCCGGCTGGCCGGGGTGTCCGGGCCGATGGTCCCGGTGTTCTCCCCGACGGGCTGCCTGGTGGCGGCCGGGGTGGAGCGCGAACTCGACGGCGTGGACACGCCGGTGACCATGGCGACCTCGTTCGACCTGCCGTCCGGGACGACCGTCGAGCACCTGGGCCCGCAGCGCGGCCCCAGCGGCCCCGACGGAGTGTGGGTGGACGAGCCGGAGTCGGTCCGGGAGGTCGGGTTCAGCCCCGACGGCTCGCTGATGACGGTCTTCGTCGACGCCCACATGCAGGAGCCCCATGTGGGCCTGGTGGACACCGCCACCGGGGAGCCGGTGGGTCAGGTGGTCGAGGACTCCGTCATCAGGGCGTCCATGCCCGACTCGGAGCGGATCATCACGGCCGACGCCTCGCAGATGACGGTGTGGGACGTGCGCAGCGGCGAGGAGCTGCACACCGTCCGGGACCTGACCGAGCCGGACTTCCTCGTGGTCCCCGGCACCGACGAGGTGGTGTTCGTCTCCGGGGACCGGCTGGTGTGGTGGGACTACGCTCGGCGCCGCGAGGTGCGGTCGTTCACGATGGACGGGTTCGCCGACGCCGGGACGAGGGCCGAGCTGGGGCACCTGGGGTTCTCCCCCGACGGGGAGCGGCTCTACGCGGACTGGTACGTCTTCACCGGGGCGGAGGGGGACCAGACCGCCGAGCACACCTCGTACGTGTGGGACGTCCGCAGCGGCGAGGACCTGCTGGCCGGCGCCGAGGAGCCGCTCCGGTTCCGGCGCGCGGCGGAGCACCCGGACGGGGAGGCCCTGGTGGTCATCACCCCCGAGGACCGGGTGGTCCCGGTGGACCCGGACACCTTCGAGCCCGGGGAGCCGCTCTTCTGA